The region CGTTGAATTATTATCAATTTTCCATGAAATAGAATACGGCGGATTAGACACGATTAAATCGAACGGCTGAAAATCCCAGTGCTGAGGGTGTATTAAAGTGTCTTCATTTGCGATATTAAATCTATCAAAAGCGATTCCGTGAAGGAACATATTAATGCGGCATAAATTATAAGTCGTGAAATTAATTTCTTGTCCGTAGAATTCCCCGACTGATTCATCACCTAGAATTTTGCGGATCTTGAGCAGTAACGAACCTGAACCGCAGGCAGGATCATAAATTTTTGAGATGTAATTTTTGCCGACTGTGCCGAGCCGTGTTAATAATTCCGAGACATCAGCAGGAGTAAAGAATTCGCCGCCCGATTTTCCTGCATTAGATGCGTACATAGACATTAAATATTCATAGGAGTCCCCTAGAGCGTCAATATTTCTGTCAGAATTTAGATTCATGTCAGCGACACCGTCTAAAAGTTTTCTGAGCCGTTCATTTCGAGTCTCTACATTTTTGCCGAGCTTGCTGCTATTAACGTCAAAATCAGCAAATAATCCCGTAAATTTTTCTTCTGAGGGAGTGCCTTTTGTTGAGTTCTCAATATTTCTGAATACTTTTTCAAGCGTCATATTTAAATTATTGTCAGATTTGGCGGAGTCTTTAATGTTGCAAAATAATTCACTGGGCAGGATAAAGAAACCTTGTTCAGGAACGAGGGACTCGCGTGCTGTTTCAGCGTCGGAGTCATTCATTTTCGAGTAGTCAAAATTTTCGATTCCTGCGGCCTTCTGGTTTGAGTTTATATAATCCGTTAAGCGTTCAGAAATGTATCTATAAAATATAGTGCCGAGTACATAATTTTTGAAGTCCCAGCCGTCAACAGCTCCCCGTAATTGATCAGCGATTGCCCAAATAGCGCGGTGAACTTCTTCACGTTCTCTGCTTTCAGTAGTCATGATAAAATAAATCGCTCCTTGTGAGAATTATATAAAAGTGTAAAGCCTAATTAATAGCTCGTCAAATTATTTTATTTCTGAATGTGAAAAATTTTTATCGTGAATGAGTCTTTACGTGCGGAGAAAGAGAGGCCGTATAAGAAAATTTGCGTGTTTATTGTCTTGTATTATAGCAGCAAAGAATTAATATAATCTCAGAGATTCAATATATAATATACTTAATTAAATAAAGGAGCTGATATTATAATGATATTCGAGCAGTTCGCAAAAATCGGAATCATTCCTGTAGTAGTACTTGACGACCCAAAAGACGCAGCACCGTTAGCAAAGGCATTATATGAAAACGGTCTCCCCTGTGCTGAAGTAACATTCAGGACAGCAGCAGCAGAAGAGTCAATCAAAATAATGACGCGTGAATTTCCTGAAATGTTAGTAGGAGCGGGAACAGTTCTCACAAAAGATCAGGCCGACCGGGCAATTAACGCAGGTGCAAAATTTATTGTCTCACCGGGACTCAATCCTAAAATCGTGCAGTATTGCCTTGATAAAAGTATGCCGATAACTCCGGGAACTCAAACACCCAGCGAGATGGAACAGGCTTTAGAACTCGGCTTAAAAGTTGTCAAATTCTTCCCTGCTGAACCTGCCGGGGGACTCAACATGATTAAGGCTGTAGCAGCTGCATATGTAGATTTAAAGTTTATGCCGACGGGCGGACTCAATGCAAATAACGTGCGTGATTATCTTGCTTATAAGAAAATTATCGCGTGCGGAGGGAGCTGGATGGTCAAGAAGGATTTAATCACGGCCGGAGAATGGGACAAAATCGGCGCACTAGTAAAAGAAGCAGCCGGAATAGTTAAAGAAATCAGGGGGTAATCAACGATGCAATTAAATTTACGTCCAAAGGGTGAATGCAAATTTGACGCAGTTAGTCTCGGTGAAGTAATGCTAAGACTCGATCCGGGCGAAGGACGAATCAGAACAGCGAGATCCTTCAGAGCATGGGAAGGCGGCGGAGAATATAACGTAATTCGCGGACTTCATAAATGTTTTGGGATGGACACGGCAGTAATTACGGCGTTTGCTGACAATGAAGTCGGCAAATTAATGAAGGATTTTATCGAGCAGGGCGGAGTCAATACGAGCCTTATTTACTGGAAAAAAACGGACGGAATCGGGAGAATCTGCCGCAATGGAATTAATTTCACTGAACGGGGCTTCGGAATTCGCGGTGCAGTGGGCTGCTCAGACAGAGCTAACACGGCAATTTCACAAGCTACTCCGGAAGAATTAGACTTTGAAACAATTTTCGGAAAAATGGGAGTCCGCTGGCTTCACACGGGGGGAATTTACGCGGCATTATCCGAGCAGTCATGCAAAACAGTAATAGAGGCCTGCAAAATCGCGAAAAAATACGGGACTCTGATCTCCTATGATTTAAATTATCGTCCTTCAATGTGGAGCGCAATAGGAGGCCAAGCAAAGGCTCAAGAAGTAAATAAAGAAGTCGCAAAATATGTCGACGTAATGATCGGCAATGAAGAAGATTTTACGGCGTGTCTAGGCTTCCAAATCGAGGGCAATGACGAGAATCTCAAAGAATTAAATCTCGACGGCTATAAAAAAATGATCGGCGAGGCTGCGAAAACTTATCCGAATTTCAAGGCAGTAGCTACGACACTAAGAACTGTACGAACTGCGACAGTTAATGACTGGAAGGCGATTTGCTGGGCGGACGGAGAAATTTACATGTCAAAAGAGTATAACGGGCTTGAAATCATGGACAGAGTCGGCGGTGGAGATTCTTTTGCGTCGGGACTTGTTTACGGCTTAATGACGACTGGCGACCCTGAGAAGGCCGTAAATTATGGAGCAGCTCACGGGGCTTTAGCAATGACAACGCCGGGCGATACTTCAATGGCGAGCGTTAAAGAAGTTGAAGCTATTATGGGCGGAGCAGGAGCGCGTGTAAAACGTTAATGGATAATAATAATTTACTTGAGACAGTAGCAGCAGCATTAGACGACAGGAAGGGCGAAAATATTATTACGCTCGACCTTAAGAATAAAGGCAGCCTGGCAGACGCATTTATATTAGTTACGGGGAATTCTGATACACACTTAAAAACTTTAGCGGACACAGCAGAAGAAGTATTAGAACGAGCCGGGCATAAATGCAAGATTGAGGGTGCAGAGAGTTCAAACTGGAGACTGATAGATGCTGGCGATATAGTAGTGCATGTATTCAGCCATAAGGGAAGAGATTTCTACAGATTGGAACGTCTGTGGGAAGAAGAATAAAATTTTTTGAGTGCCGCCGTCTCCCACCCGCCCACCCCGACGGCGGCTTGATTCACCCATTCAACGGAGTTTTTCGCGCAATAATTCTATCTCGTCAACACTCAAGCCAAGATTTATAAAATATTTCTCTGCACACTCCTGCAAATTCACGTCATAAATATTATTAACCCTGAAGGCCTTTGCAAGAAACGCGCTGATCTCATTTTTGACGACAAAATTATATTCTGACTCCGGGTCTGAGTCCGGGACAATTCCGAAATAATTATAGAATGAAATTAAATAATCGCTCACAACTTCATTTGCTGAAGC is a window of Synergistaceae bacterium DNA encoding:
- the rsfS gene encoding ribosome silencing factor, producing the protein MDNNNLLETVAAALDDRKGENIITLDLKNKGSLADAFILVTGNSDTHLKTLADTAEEVLERAGHKCKIEGAESSNWRLIDAGDIVVHVFSHKGRDFYRLERLWEEE
- a CDS encoding sugar kinase; the encoded protein is MQLNLRPKGECKFDAVSLGEVMLRLDPGEGRIRTARSFRAWEGGGEYNVIRGLHKCFGMDTAVITAFADNEVGKLMKDFIEQGGVNTSLIYWKKTDGIGRICRNGINFTERGFGIRGAVGCSDRANTAISQATPEELDFETIFGKMGVRWLHTGGIYAALSEQSCKTVIEACKIAKKYGTLISYDLNYRPSMWSAIGGQAKAQEVNKEVAKYVDVMIGNEEDFTACLGFQIEGNDENLKELNLDGYKKMIGEAAKTYPNFKAVATTLRTVRTATVNDWKAICWADGEIYMSKEYNGLEIMDRVGGGDSFASGLVYGLMTTGDPEKAVNYGAAHGALAMTTPGDTSMASVKEVEAIMGGAGARVKR
- a CDS encoding type I restriction-modification system subunit M; this encodes MTTESREREEVHRAIWAIADQLRGAVDGWDFKNYVLGTIFYRYISERLTDYINSNQKAAGIENFDYSKMNDSDAETARESLVPEQGFFILPSELFCNIKDSAKSDNNLNMTLEKVFRNIENSTKGTPSEEKFTGLFADFDVNSSKLGKNVETRNERLRKLLDGVADMNLNSDRNIDALGDSYEYLMSMYASNAGKSGGEFFTPADVSELLTRLGTVGKNYISKIYDPACGSGSLLLKIRKILGDESVGEFYGQEINFTTYNLCRINMFLHGIAFDRFNIANEDTLIHPQHWDFQPFDLIVSNPPYSISWKIDNNSTLINDPRFSPAGVLAPKSKADFAFIMHSLSWLDSNGTAAIVCFPGIMYRAGAEQKIREYLVENNFIDSVIQMPDNLFFGASIATCILVMKKNKSDNKILFMDASDECIKSINNNRLSHENISRIVEAFTKRENIKDFCRVVDCEEVKREDFNLSVSTYVAPRDSREKIDISQLNNEIISIVQHVNTLRDEINNLIQEITQNEQN
- a CDS encoding bifunctional 4-hydroxy-2-oxoglutarate aldolase/2-dehydro-3-deoxy-phosphogluconate aldolase — protein: MMIFEQFAKIGIIPVVVLDDPKDAAPLAKALYENGLPCAEVTFRTAAAEESIKIMTREFPEMLVGAGTVLTKDQADRAINAGAKFIVSPGLNPKIVQYCLDKSMPITPGTQTPSEMEQALELGLKVVKFFPAEPAGGLNMIKAVAAAYVDLKFMPTGGLNANNVRDYLAYKKIIACGGSWMVKKDLITAGEWDKIGALVKEAAGIVKEIRG